One Microbacterium sp. W4I20 DNA window includes the following coding sequences:
- a CDS encoding class I SAM-dependent methyltransferase codes for MKPWAGVGEAYAASYASLCEGTGDALAATLGSGEGRRLLDVGSGTGTLAARFAIEGWSVTASDPEPTMRAVAEREHPGVRFVDGALPDLPFPDHDFEAVTANFVLNHVADPRASARGMARVAMPGSLLAATIWLESPSWFWVDVSARAGLTPSAGERLPADKEFERTPAGFGRMLADGGWVATDVAELSWTWHVAPAALWASAEGGVASAGLFYRGLDESDRRRFRAAFDELVVEHETDGMIALEHTAAVAIGRAP; via the coding sequence ATGAAGCCGTGGGCGGGTGTCGGCGAGGCGTACGCCGCCTCTTACGCCTCGCTGTGTGAGGGCACCGGCGATGCGCTGGCAGCGACGCTCGGGTCGGGCGAGGGAAGGCGACTCCTGGACGTCGGTTCGGGCACGGGCACGCTCGCGGCACGGTTCGCGATCGAGGGCTGGTCGGTGACGGCGAGCGATCCCGAGCCCACCATGAGAGCCGTGGCCGAGCGTGAACATCCCGGCGTGCGCTTCGTCGACGGCGCGCTCCCTGACCTGCCTTTCCCGGATCACGACTTCGAAGCGGTGACGGCGAACTTCGTGCTGAATCACGTGGCGGATCCACGGGCGTCGGCGAGGGGCATGGCGCGGGTCGCGATGCCCGGCTCGCTCCTCGCGGCCACGATCTGGCTCGAGTCGCCGTCGTGGTTCTGGGTCGACGTCAGCGCTCGCGCGGGGCTCACGCCGAGCGCGGGGGAGCGCCTCCCCGCGGACAAGGAGTTCGAGCGCACGCCAGCAGGATTCGGCCGCATGCTGGCGGATGGGGGATGGGTCGCCACCGACGTCGCGGAGCTCTCCTGGACATGGCACGTGGCGCCTGCCGCGCTCTGGGCCTCCGCCGAGGGAGGCGTCGCGTCGGCCGGGCTGTTCTACCGCGGGCTCGACGAGTCCGACCGCCGACGGTTCCGTGCCGCGTTCGACGAACTCGTGGTGGAGCACGAGACGGACGGCATGATCGCACTCGAGCACACCGCGGCGGTGGCGATCGGCCGAGCACCCTGA
- a CDS encoding MFS transporter translates to MKTFWIALPTEGRWLLSTVAIQTLGRGMTLPFTIIYFHEVRGFDLGVSGALMSLIAITGLVVTGPGGTLIDRLGARRVLIVGLLAMIAGCTLLATATHPAVAAVAVMLIGVNFGVSWPGFNALIASVVDGEVRQQYFGVNFALVNLGIGVGGIIGGFFVDVHDPTTFTTIFLIDAASSLIPLALLLGPLRRVRTQADADGDATPSGGYREILRRPAVLWLTLLTFFAVFIGYGQLEAGFPAFARQVAEVSTQVVGLSFAVNTAVIVLLQFAVLRLISGKRRTRVMQVMALLWALSWVVLGATGFLPGSLTAAIGVIAFMGVFAFGETMLQPTVPAIYNDLATDRTRGRYNAINSAAFQGGAITGPLVAGVMLGEGVDGWFVGVMVAGSVAVGGLAIVLERVVPPKANGVPDSTPERETPLPSAGGDAPAA, encoded by the coding sequence ATGAAGACCTTCTGGATCGCGCTCCCCACCGAGGGGCGCTGGCTGCTCTCCACCGTGGCGATCCAGACGCTCGGGCGCGGCATGACTCTGCCGTTCACGATCATCTACTTCCACGAGGTGCGCGGTTTCGATCTCGGGGTGTCGGGCGCGCTGATGAGCCTGATCGCGATCACCGGGCTGGTCGTGACGGGTCCCGGCGGCACGCTCATCGACCGCCTCGGGGCACGGCGCGTGCTGATCGTCGGACTGCTCGCCATGATCGCCGGGTGCACTCTGCTCGCTACCGCCACGCATCCGGCGGTAGCCGCCGTCGCGGTGATGCTGATCGGCGTGAACTTCGGCGTCTCCTGGCCGGGTTTCAACGCGCTCATCGCGAGCGTGGTCGATGGAGAGGTCCGTCAGCAGTACTTCGGCGTCAACTTCGCCCTGGTGAACCTCGGCATCGGCGTCGGCGGCATCATCGGCGGCTTCTTCGTCGACGTGCACGATCCCACCACCTTCACGACGATCTTCCTCATCGACGCGGCAAGCAGCCTCATCCCGTTGGCGCTGCTGCTCGGACCTCTGCGCCGAGTGCGTACGCAGGCCGATGCCGACGGCGACGCGACCCCTTCCGGAGGCTACCGCGAGATCCTGCGGCGACCGGCCGTGCTCTGGCTGACGCTCCTCACCTTCTTCGCGGTGTTCATCGGCTACGGACAGCTGGAGGCCGGGTTCCCCGCCTTCGCCCGTCAGGTCGCCGAGGTGTCGACCCAGGTGGTGGGGCTCTCGTTCGCGGTGAACACAGCCGTGATCGTACTGCTGCAGTTCGCCGTGCTCCGACTCATCTCGGGCAAGCGGCGCACACGGGTCATGCAGGTCATGGCGCTTCTCTGGGCGCTGTCCTGGGTGGTGCTGGGCGCCACCGGCTTCCTGCCGGGATCGCTCACCGCCGCTATCGGCGTGATCGCGTTCATGGGCGTCTTCGCGTTCGGCGAGACGATGCTGCAGCCCACCGTTCCGGCGATCTACAACGACCTCGCCACTGACCGCACCCGCGGCCGCTACAACGCGATCAACTCGGCCGCCTTCCAGGGTGGCGCGATCACGGGCCCGCTCGTCGCCGGCGTGATGCTCGGCGAGGGGGTCGACGGTTGGTTCGTCGGCGTCATGGTCGCCGGCAGTGTCGCGGTCGGCGGGCTGGCGATCGTGCTGGAGAGGGTCGTCCCGCCGAAGGCGAACGGCGTGCCGGATAGCACGCCGGAGCGCGAGACGCCACTCCCTTCCGCCGGGGGAGACGCACCGGCAGCGTAG
- the gltX gene encoding glutamate--tRNA ligase, whose translation MATPHPLTTTARGADVRVRFCPSPTGLPHVGLVRTALFNWAYARHNGGKMVFRIEDTDAARDSEESYRQLLDALTWLKIDWDEGVEVGGPHAPYRQSERHDIYRGVIDKLLASGALYESYSNAEEIDARNEANGRAKQLGYDNFDRELTDAQKEAFRAEGRQPALRLRVPDEDLTYVDLIRGEVTFPAGSFPDFVVVRPNGIPLYTFVNPVDDALMGITHVLRGEDLMPSTARQLALYAALIDAGVTTFVPRFAHMPLVLGETGNKKLSKRDPQADLFLHRDRGFIPEGLLNYLALLGWSIGHDRDVFSLEEFTAAFDIENVNPNPARFDQKKAESINGDHIRMLAEKDFAERTVPYLAAAGLFDEPTREQLVQAFRVAPLVQERVQLLGEVPGMVGFLFTDDVSYDADALKGLPANAAEVLDACAAALEPVTEFTPQKIQDALAHALVENLELKPRIAYGPPRVAITGRRVSPPLFESMELLGKDESLRRLRGLSAFLES comes from the coding sequence ATGGCTACTCCTCACCCCCTCACCACGACTGCACGTGGTGCCGACGTCCGCGTCCGCTTCTGCCCCTCTCCGACCGGCTTGCCGCACGTCGGTCTGGTGCGCACCGCCCTGTTCAACTGGGCGTACGCCCGGCACAACGGCGGCAAGATGGTCTTCCGCATCGAAGACACCGACGCCGCGCGCGACAGCGAGGAGAGCTACCGCCAGCTGCTCGACGCGCTGACCTGGCTCAAGATCGACTGGGATGAGGGCGTCGAGGTCGGCGGGCCGCACGCCCCCTACCGGCAGTCCGAGCGCCACGACATCTACCGCGGCGTCATCGATAAGCTTCTCGCCTCCGGTGCGCTGTACGAGAGCTACTCCAACGCCGAGGAGATCGACGCGCGCAACGAGGCGAACGGTCGCGCCAAGCAGCTCGGCTACGACAACTTCGACCGCGAGCTGACCGACGCGCAGAAGGAGGCGTTCCGTGCCGAGGGGCGCCAGCCCGCGCTGCGCCTGCGCGTCCCAGACGAGGACCTCACCTACGTCGACCTCATCCGCGGCGAGGTCACCTTCCCCGCGGGATCATTCCCCGATTTCGTGGTCGTCCGCCCGAACGGCATCCCGCTCTACACCTTCGTGAACCCGGTCGACGATGCTCTGATGGGGATCACGCACGTGCTGCGCGGCGAAGACCTCATGCCCTCGACTGCACGTCAGCTCGCGCTGTACGCCGCGCTGATCGATGCCGGCGTCACGACCTTCGTGCCGCGCTTCGCGCACATGCCTCTCGTGCTGGGCGAGACCGGCAACAAGAAGCTCTCCAAGCGCGACCCGCAGGCCGATCTCTTCCTGCACCGCGACCGCGGGTTCATCCCGGAGGGGCTGCTGAACTACCTCGCTCTGCTCGGATGGTCGATCGGCCACGACCGCGACGTGTTCTCCCTCGAGGAGTTCACCGCCGCCTTCGACATCGAGAACGTGAACCCGAACCCGGCCCGCTTCGACCAGAAGAAGGCCGAGTCGATCAACGGCGACCACATCCGGATGCTGGCCGAGAAGGACTTCGCGGAGCGGACGGTTCCGTACCTCGCCGCCGCCGGGCTGTTCGACGAGCCCACGCGCGAACAGCTGGTGCAGGCCTTCCGCGTCGCACCCCTGGTACAGGAGCGCGTGCAGCTGCTGGGGGAGGTGCCCGGCATGGTCGGATTCCTCTTCACCGACGATGTCTCCTACGACGCGGACGCGCTCAAGGGTCTGCCGGCGAACGCCGCGGAGGTTCTCGACGCCTGCGCCGCGGCCCTCGAGCCGGTGACCGAGTTCACTCCGCAGAAGATCCAGGACGCCCTCGCACACGCCCTCGTCGAGAACCTCGAGCTGAAGCCGCGCATCGCCTACGGCCCGCCGCGCGTCGCCATCACCGGCCGCCGGGTCTCACCGCCGCTGTTCGAGTCGATGGAGCTGCTAGGGAAGGACGAGTCGCTGCGGCGCCTGCGAGGCCTGTCGGCCTTCCTGGAGAGCTGA
- the pepN gene encoding aminopeptidase N, with protein sequence MDTANLSRDETAARSAAVALRSFRVELDLTGAPERARTGFPTATTLEFESSTDTTWLDFIGEEVRRLVVNGVEQEIVYDGARISLSGLAGANVVRVEAIGAYSRSGEGLHRFHDPVDDATYLYTQYEPADARRVMACFEQPDMKAAYTFVIDAPSGWEVLSNQAPAHTDLGVGVQRVEFAPTLPISSYITAVAAGPYARVSGDWQRDEQRIELGVFVRRSLAQHLEADEILEVTRQGLDFFTDAFAYPYPWGKYDQIFVPEYNLGAMENPGLVTFTEGYISRGAATEAQRAGRANTILHEMAHMWFGDLVTMKWWDDLWLKESFADYMGSHASAVATRFHDAWVTFAAKRKAWAYQQDQLPTTHPIVADITDLEAAKLNFDGITYAKGAAVLKQLVAFVGDDAFFEGARRYFAANAFGNTTLEDFLVQLSAVSGRDMSDWSAAWLQTSGMSVLWMETDAEGHRLLMQSDPRPHRLRIGLYDRVDGRIVRREQSELDITGARTPLESADADLVLLNDDDLTYAKARLDERSLATVEESLSAIEDPLARALVWSALWNATRDGELDATRYLAIVRAHAPAESNIGLISGVLANAAFTLRHFVDHARRDEQQREWTQATWAALEAADAGSDAQLSWARALATASMYDDARHAEVRALLDGDVPDGLVVDPDLRWELLTALVTTGHADVYDITAEQERDDTGSGRTAARRAHASRPEQAVRRVAWEAAWNDLSLSNDHLDAEIAGFRAGGRRDLISGFDAEYFARIRDVWGARSIELARRLVVGLFPASDSLQLVDTWLAEHESAPAALRRLIIEQRDHLARELRVRAGTS encoded by the coding sequence ATGGACACCGCCAACCTCAGCCGGGACGAGACTGCGGCGCGATCCGCGGCCGTCGCCCTGCGCAGCTTCCGTGTCGAACTCGATCTCACCGGAGCGCCCGAACGTGCGCGGACAGGTTTCCCCACCGCGACGACGCTCGAGTTCGAGTCCTCCACCGACACGACCTGGCTGGACTTCATCGGCGAGGAGGTGCGCCGGCTCGTCGTGAACGGCGTGGAGCAGGAGATCGTCTACGACGGCGCGCGGATCTCCCTCTCGGGACTGGCCGGAGCGAACGTGGTGCGGGTCGAGGCGATCGGCGCCTACAGCAGGTCGGGCGAGGGGCTGCACCGTTTCCACGATCCCGTGGACGACGCGACCTACCTCTACACCCAGTACGAGCCCGCCGACGCGCGGCGCGTGATGGCCTGCTTCGAGCAGCCCGACATGAAGGCTGCGTACACGTTCGTGATCGATGCGCCGTCGGGCTGGGAGGTGCTGTCCAACCAGGCGCCCGCACACACCGACCTCGGAGTGGGCGTGCAGCGGGTCGAGTTCGCGCCGACGCTCCCCATCTCGAGCTACATCACGGCGGTCGCCGCGGGCCCGTACGCGCGCGTCAGTGGCGATTGGCAGCGCGATGAGCAGCGCATCGAGCTCGGGGTCTTCGTGCGTCGCTCGCTGGCGCAGCATCTCGAGGCGGACGAGATCCTCGAGGTCACGCGCCAGGGCCTCGACTTCTTCACGGATGCTTTCGCCTACCCCTACCCGTGGGGCAAGTACGACCAGATCTTCGTTCCCGAGTACAACCTCGGCGCGATGGAGAACCCCGGACTCGTGACCTTCACGGAGGGCTACATCTCGCGCGGAGCCGCCACCGAGGCGCAGCGTGCCGGGCGGGCCAACACGATCCTGCACGAGATGGCACACATGTGGTTCGGCGACCTGGTCACGATGAAGTGGTGGGACGACCTGTGGCTCAAGGAGTCCTTCGCGGACTACATGGGTTCGCACGCCTCCGCCGTGGCCACCCGGTTCCATGACGCCTGGGTCACGTTCGCCGCGAAGCGCAAGGCGTGGGCGTATCAGCAGGATCAGCTGCCGACGACGCATCCGATCGTCGCCGACATCACCGACCTCGAGGCGGCGAAGCTGAACTTCGACGGGATCACCTACGCCAAGGGTGCGGCGGTGCTGAAGCAGCTCGTCGCCTTCGTCGGCGACGACGCCTTCTTCGAGGGTGCGCGACGGTACTTCGCGGCGAATGCCTTCGGCAACACCACGCTCGAGGACTTCCTCGTGCAGCTGAGCGCCGTCTCTGGGCGGGACATGAGTGACTGGTCGGCCGCCTGGCTGCAGACGTCAGGCATGTCGGTGCTGTGGATGGAGACGGATGCCGAAGGCCACCGCCTCCTGATGCAGAGCGACCCGCGCCCGCACCGACTCCGGATCGGCCTGTACGACCGCGTCGACGGTCGCATCGTGCGCCGGGAGCAATCGGAGCTCGACATCACGGGCGCGCGGACCCCACTGGAATCGGCCGACGCCGACCTCGTGCTGCTCAACGACGACGATCTCACCTATGCGAAGGCGCGCCTCGACGAGCGCTCACTGGCCACCGTGGAGGAGTCGCTCTCGGCGATCGAAGACCCGCTCGCGAGGGCGCTGGTGTGGTCGGCGCTCTGGAACGCCACGCGCGACGGTGAGCTCGACGCGACGCGATACCTCGCGATCGTCCGTGCGCACGCTCCGGCGGAGTCGAACATCGGCCTGATCTCCGGCGTCCTGGCGAATGCGGCGTTCACGCTGCGGCACTTCGTCGATCACGCACGTCGCGACGAGCAGCAGCGCGAGTGGACGCAGGCGACCTGGGCCGCACTCGAGGCCGCCGATGCCGGTAGCGACGCCCAGCTCTCGTGGGCGAGGGCTCTGGCGACGGCATCCATGTACGACGACGCGCGACACGCGGAGGTACGGGCCCTGCTCGACGGCGACGTGCCGGACGGTCTCGTCGTGGACCCCGATCTGCGCTGGGAACTCCTCACCGCACTCGTCACGACCGGTCATGCCGACGTGTACGACATCACGGCGGAGCAGGAGCGCGACGACACTGGGAGCGGACGCACCGCTGCGCGGCGCGCCCACGCTTCCCGCCCTGAGCAGGCCGTCCGCCGGGTCGCGTGGGAAGCGGCGTGGAACGACCTCTCGCTGAGCAACGACCACCTCGACGCCGAGATCGCCGGTTTCCGGGCCGGCGGACGGCGCGATCTGATCTCGGGTTTCGATGCCGAGTACTTCGCCCGCATCCGCGACGTCTGGGGTGCGCGCAGCATCGAGCTGGCTAGGAGACTGGTCGTCGGGCTGTTCCCGGCGAGCGACTCGCTGCAACTCGTCGACACGTGGCTTGCGGAGCACGAATCTGCTCCGGCCGCGCTCCGGCGCCTGATCATCGAGCAGCGCGACCACCTCGCGCGCGAGCTCCGCGTGCGGGCGGGAACCAGCTAG
- a CDS encoding MBL fold metallo-hydrolase: MRVTKFEHATLRIDQSDETLLIDPGSFTTPLTDLNTLVGVVITHEHPDHWTSDHLDRILRDAPGTPIYAPSGVAAAADGYEITVVAPGDSIEAGAFALRFFGGTHEVIHSSLPTVENVGVLINDVLYYPGDSYAVPEGIEVDTLAAPLGAPWLKIGEAMDYVLAVKPRRAFGTHDMTLSVIGKNMHRQRLQWATEQDGGEFFVLESGDTLDL, encoded by the coding sequence ATGCGCGTCACCAAGTTCGAACATGCCACCCTCCGCATCGACCAGAGCGATGAGACCCTCCTGATCGATCCAGGGTCCTTCACCACCCCCCTCACCGACCTCAACACGCTCGTCGGCGTCGTGATCACCCACGAGCATCCGGACCATTGGACCTCGGACCACCTCGACCGCATCCTGCGCGACGCACCGGGGACTCCGATCTACGCGCCCTCCGGTGTGGCCGCGGCAGCCGACGGGTACGAGATCACCGTCGTCGCGCCGGGAGACTCGATCGAGGCCGGCGCCTTCGCGCTGCGTTTCTTCGGCGGCACCCACGAGGTCATCCACTCCTCTCTCCCGACCGTCGAGAACGTCGGCGTCCTGATCAACGACGTGCTCTACTACCCGGGCGACTCCTACGCGGTCCCCGAGGGCATCGAGGTCGACACGCTCGCCGCACCACTCGGCGCCCCCTGGCTGAAGATCGGCGAGGCGATGGACTACGTGCTCGCCGTCAAGCCGCGCCGAGCGTTCGGCACCCACGACATGACCCTGTCGGTCATCGGCAAGAACATGCACCGGCAGCGGCTGCAGTGGGCGACCGAGCAGGACGGCGGCGAGTTCTTCGTCCTCGAATCGGGCGACACCCTCGATCTCTGA
- a CDS encoding SDR family oxidoreductase, with translation MTAKRILFIGGTGIISAGSVSRALEAGHDVSVLNRGTTGIRPLPSGVRSIVADIRDPESTRDALHSAGGDFDVVADFLSFTPSHVQANIDRFDGRVGQYVFISSASAYQTPPTRLPIVESTPLRNPYWRYSRDKIACEDLLVAAYRESGFPTTIVRPSHTYDATLIPTLGQWTDIARMRAGKPVVVHGDGSTQWTITHTRDFAVAFVGLLGHPDAVGDVFHITGDHAPTWDRIYRWIGEAAGVEPELVHVASDTISTVHPDWAGGLLGDKTHSMVFDNSKVKALVPEFRTTVTFDEGAQEILAWYDAHPERQVVDAEQDAAFERILALPRS, from the coding sequence ATGACTGCGAAGCGCATCCTCTTCATCGGCGGTACGGGCATCATCAGTGCGGGAAGCGTCTCGCGGGCCCTCGAAGCCGGTCACGACGTCAGCGTGCTGAACCGGGGCACGACCGGCATCCGCCCGCTGCCTTCCGGCGTCCGATCGATCGTCGCCGACATCCGCGATCCCGAATCGACGAGAGATGCGCTGCACAGCGCGGGCGGCGACTTCGACGTCGTCGCGGATTTCCTGTCCTTCACGCCCTCTCACGTGCAGGCGAACATCGACCGGTTCGACGGGCGGGTCGGGCAGTACGTGTTCATCAGCTCGGCCTCCGCCTACCAGACGCCGCCGACGCGCCTGCCGATCGTCGAATCGACCCCCTTGCGCAACCCCTATTGGCGGTACTCCCGCGACAAGATCGCGTGCGAGGACCTGCTGGTCGCCGCGTATCGAGAGAGCGGCTTCCCGACGACGATCGTGCGCCCGTCGCACACCTACGATGCGACCCTGATCCCCACGCTCGGGCAGTGGACCGACATCGCCCGCATGCGCGCGGGCAAGCCGGTCGTGGTGCATGGCGACGGCTCGACGCAGTGGACGATCACGCACACCCGCGACTTCGCCGTGGCGTTCGTCGGACTTCTGGGGCACCCCGATGCGGTCGGCGACGTCTTCCACATCACCGGCGACCATGCGCCCACCTGGGATCGGATCTACCGCTGGATCGGCGAAGCCGCCGGCGTCGAGCCCGAGCTCGTGCACGTCGCCTCCGACACGATCTCCACCGTGCATCCGGACTGGGCCGGCGGCTTGCTCGGCGACAAGACGCACTCGATGGTCTTCGACAACAGCAAGGTGAAGGCGCTCGTTCCGGAGTTCCGGACCACCGTGACCTTCGACGAGGGGGCGCAGGAGATCCTCGCCTGGTACGACGCACACCCCGAGCGGCAGGTCGTCGATGCCGAGCAGGATGCCGCGTTCGAGCGCATCCTCGCGCTGCCGCGCAGCTGA
- a CDS encoding acyl-CoA dehydrogenase family protein, translated as MTITDAVTTGINNRWSDAAAPRTSVGWLDRAGEVADILAVDAVERDRANATPHAEVQLLKDSGLVTLLGPREHGGAGETWDTAYKVIRTVARGDGSIGQVLGYHYLWAWAARLVATDEQIAAVEELYTANNLVFGGAVNPRDSDLTIREDGDELVFSGRKSFSTGGQISDLTVLEGVLDGTETHIFAIVPTAQEGIVFADDWDNLGQRLTESGSVEIRDVRVPWASAAGFVDRVFQPLTYNTLNVPTIQLVFANFYLGIAQGALETASAYTRTTTRAWPFGGDDKQHATDEWYLLEGYGTLASKLWADEALLDAAGAEISAVLHAPREELTARRRGEIAVRIAAGKLRIVDDGLEVATKVYELTGARATANSVGLDIFWRNLRTHSLHDPIAYKKREVGQYVLLNEVPEPTWYT; from the coding sequence ATGACCATCACGGATGCAGTGACGACAGGAATCAACAACCGCTGGAGCGACGCGGCGGCACCACGAACCAGCGTCGGATGGCTCGACCGGGCCGGGGAGGTCGCCGACATCCTCGCCGTCGACGCCGTCGAGCGCGACCGCGCCAACGCGACCCCGCATGCGGAGGTGCAGCTGCTGAAGGATTCCGGACTCGTCACCCTGCTCGGCCCGCGCGAGCACGGTGGTGCGGGCGAGACCTGGGACACCGCGTACAAGGTGATCCGGACCGTAGCCCGAGGCGACGGGTCGATCGGCCAGGTGCTCGGCTACCACTATCTCTGGGCCTGGGCGGCGCGGCTCGTGGCGACGGACGAGCAGATCGCCGCGGTCGAAGAGCTCTACACCGCGAACAATCTCGTGTTCGGCGGGGCCGTCAATCCGCGCGACTCGGACCTGACCATCCGCGAAGACGGCGACGAGCTCGTCTTCTCCGGACGCAAGTCATTCTCCACCGGCGGCCAGATCTCCGATCTGACTGTGCTCGAGGGCGTGCTCGACGGTACGGAGACGCACATCTTCGCGATCGTGCCGACGGCACAGGAGGGCATCGTCTTCGCCGACGACTGGGACAATCTGGGTCAGCGGCTCACCGAGTCCGGGTCGGTCGAGATCCGCGATGTGCGCGTCCCCTGGGCGTCCGCCGCCGGATTCGTGGACAGGGTCTTCCAGCCGCTCACCTACAACACGCTGAACGTGCCAACGATCCAGCTGGTCTTCGCCAACTTCTACCTCGGCATCGCCCAGGGCGCCCTCGAGACGGCATCCGCCTACACGCGCACCACCACCCGGGCGTGGCCCTTCGGCGGCGACGACAAGCAGCATGCGACCGACGAGTGGTATCTGCTCGAGGGGTACGGCACGCTGGCGTCCAAGCTCTGGGCGGACGAGGCGCTGCTGGATGCCGCGGGCGCCGAGATCAGCGCCGTGCTGCATGCACCGCGGGAGGAGCTCACGGCCCGGCGGCGCGGCGAGATCGCCGTCCGGATCGCGGCGGGGAAGCTCCGCATCGTCGACGACGGCCTCGAGGTGGCGACCAAGGTCTACGAACTCACCGGCGCACGGGCGACCGCGAACTCCGTCGGCCTCGACATCTTCTGGCGCAATCTCCGCACGCACAGCCTGCACGACCCGATCGCTTACAAGAAGAGGGAGGTCGGGCAGTACGTGCTCCTGAACGAGGTGCCGGAACCCACCTGGTACACCTGA
- a CDS encoding GNAT family N-acetyltransferase yields MGIERLLPSPTTRLRFREMTHDDLDAMAAMLGDPEVMAFYPAPKTRAESAEWIERMQERYDRFGHGLWIIETHDGTFVGDCGITWQSVNDVRVLEVGYHVVGERQRQGYATEAARACVDLVARKFAPMLLTAIIHPDNAASRGVAENLGMTHIDDDRAHPWIVRTVMGMQVSPA; encoded by the coding sequence GTGGGCATCGAACGGCTCCTGCCGTCTCCCACGACCCGGCTGCGGTTCCGGGAGATGACGCACGACGACCTCGACGCGATGGCCGCGATGCTGGGCGATCCGGAGGTGATGGCCTTCTACCCGGCGCCGAAGACCCGCGCGGAGAGCGCCGAGTGGATCGAGCGGATGCAGGAGCGCTACGACCGCTTCGGACACGGTCTGTGGATCATCGAGACGCACGACGGCACGTTCGTCGGGGATTGCGGCATCACCTGGCAGTCGGTCAACGACGTGCGGGTGCTCGAGGTCGGATATCACGTCGTCGGCGAAAGGCAGCGCCAGGGCTACGCGACCGAGGCCGCGCGAGCGTGCGTCGACCTCGTCGCGCGGAAGTTCGCGCCGATGCTCCTCACGGCGATCATCCATCCCGATAACGCGGCCTCTCGCGGAGTCGCCGAGAACCTGGGCATGACGCACATCGATGACGACCGCGCGCACCCGTGGATCGTGCGCACCGTCATGGGGATGCAGGTCTCCCCCGCCTAG
- a CDS encoding DNA topoisomerase IB — translation MAALTRVIPGEDPGFRRVRSGRGFRYVDQTNSPAPDADRERIHDLVIPPAWTDVWISADPLAHIQAVGVDEAGRKQYLYHPLWRVSRDRRKFVRSLDLAAALPGARAQVTRALRDEGQTKERALAVAFRLLDDAAIRIGSERYLVRHGSRGLTTLRRRDVRVDGASVALSFPAKSGRTASIEITDASLADALTDFAVGSPKQFLLAYRKGRKRVRITPAEVNNYVRHVTGASFSAKDFRTLHGTIVAADALARIGPLDGRGDRGKAERLAVQATATALGNTTAVARGSYIDPKVFRLYARGETLDISVSPETAIRRLLGGPKKARKASRRSASRQAR, via the coding sequence ATGGCGGCATTGACCCGGGTGATCCCCGGCGAGGACCCCGGTTTCCGTCGCGTGCGATCGGGGCGCGGTTTCCGTTACGTCGATCAGACGAACTCGCCGGCACCCGACGCCGATCGCGAAAGAATCCACGACCTGGTCATCCCACCCGCGTGGACGGACGTCTGGATCTCGGCGGATCCGCTGGCGCACATCCAGGCGGTGGGGGTCGACGAGGCCGGCCGTAAGCAATACCTGTATCACCCGCTGTGGCGCGTGTCCCGCGATCGACGCAAGTTCGTGCGCTCTCTCGACCTGGCGGCCGCGCTGCCCGGGGCACGCGCTCAGGTCACGCGCGCGCTCCGCGATGAGGGGCAGACCAAGGAGCGCGCTCTCGCGGTCGCTTTCCGGCTGCTCGACGATGCGGCCATCCGCATCGGGTCCGAGCGCTACCTGGTCCGGCACGGCAGTCGCGGGCTGACGACTCTGCGCCGTCGTGACGTGCGCGTCGACGGTGCCTCCGTCGCGTTGTCCTTTCCCGCGAAGAGCGGGCGCACGGCCTCCATCGAGATCACCGACGCATCGCTCGCCGATGCTCTGACGGACTTCGCGGTCGGATCCCCGAAACAGTTCCTGCTCGCGTATCGGAAGGGTCGCAAACGGGTGCGGATCACGCCCGCAGAGGTCAACAACTACGTGCGCCACGTCACCGGAGCATCGTTCTCGGCGAAGGACTTCCGAACTCTGCACGGCACCATCGTCGCGGCTGATGCCCTCGCCCGGATCGGCCCTCTCGACGGCCGAGGAGACCGCGGGAAGGCGGAGCGTCTGGCGGTGCAGGCGACGGCGACCGCACTCGGAAACACGACCGCGGTCGCTCGCGGCAGCTACATCGACCCGAAGGTGTTCCGCCTCTACGCGCGGGGAGAGACCCTCGACATCTCCGTGTCGCCCGAGACCGCCATCCGACGTCTGTTGGGCGGACCGAAGAAGGCGCGGAAGGCCAGCCGCCGGTCTGCGTCCCGACAGGCTCGGTGA